In Rhodobacter sp. 24-YEA-8, the following are encoded in one genomic region:
- a CDS encoding N-acetylmuramoyl-L-alanine amidase, producing the protein MSKIALVIGHNARSQGAVRVTDKRTEYDINSDLAVAIRDLDPARYVIVRRTHGASEIGRAYAEVDRLGVSASVELHFNSAEAASATGTETLTSGTTNSARLARGVQAGMVRALGLRDRGVKVIARNGRGGAERSRVGRSRQLPAPRPAPDQIGGGSMIADRQIFAGLVPDERANDFAYTVAALIRTARIALESSDTGGTSEAVKLGSIALTLEVAEEMQAVVIDGTEEHERARGMGFWTKEAGHEAA; encoded by the coding sequence ATGAGCAAGATCGCTCTGGTGATCGGGCATAACGCCCGGTCGCAGGGGGCTGTCCGCGTGACGGACAAGCGTACCGAATATGACATCAACAGCGACCTCGCGGTGGCGATCCGGGATCTGGACCCGGCGCGCTACGTGATCGTGCGCCGCACCCATGGCGCCAGCGAGATCGGCCGCGCCTATGCCGAGGTTGACAGGCTGGGCGTCTCTGCCTCAGTCGAGCTGCATTTCAACAGCGCGGAGGCCGCCAGCGCCACCGGAACCGAAACCCTGACCAGCGGCACCACCAACAGCGCTCGCCTCGCGCGCGGCGTCCAGGCCGGCATGGTCCGCGCTCTCGGCCTGCGGGATCGCGGCGTGAAGGTGATCGCCCGCAACGGTCGCGGCGGGGCCGAGCGCTCGCGAGTTGGCCGAAGCCGCCAGCTACCTGCGCCACGCCCTGCACCTGATCAAATCGGGGGTGGCAGCATGATTGCGGATCGTCAAATCTTCGCGGGCCTTGTTCCTGATGAGCGCGCCAATGATTTCGCCTATACGGTTGCCGCCCTGATCAGGACTGCCCGGATCGCGCTGGAGAGCAGCGATACCGGCGGTACCAGCGAGGCCGTGAAGCTCGGTAGCATCGCCCTGACACTTGAGGTCGCGGAGGAAATGCAAGCCGTAGTGATAGACGGCACCGAGGAGCATGAACGCGCGCGGGGCATGGGCTTCTGGACGAAGGAGGCTGGCCATGAAGCGGCGTGA
- a CDS encoding integrase arm-type DNA-binding domain-containing protein, producing the protein MRRPAKTLTAKHVQTVTKPGKYFDGHGLFLRVEPSGGKFWIQRIVINGKRCELGMGSVDFVTLAEARIAAYENRKLARAGGDPLQNRRTRQEILTFEEEARSIHEMLAPTWKNKKHSDQFLSTLETYVFPSIGRTKVSEVTSADVLEILRPIWVAKAETASRIRQRISKVMKSAIAKGWRKDNPAIGLTDALPKQTEPRQRRRALPYNEVAGLIATVHQSKAGLSTRLCLEFLILTCTRSLEARGARWQEIDFETGAWNVPADRMKMKRPHRVPLSKRAIVLLREAEGMDEDLVFPGTIRAKMLSDMTLSKLVKELGFPVDVHGFRTSFRTWTQEQTSFPNEVAEHALAHTVGDDVERAYARSDLFEKRRKMMEAWAGYLDQKPAKVIGRIG; encoded by the coding sequence TTGCGAAGACCTGCGAAAACTCTCACAGCCAAGCACGTCCAGACCGTCACCAAGCCCGGAAAGTACTTCGACGGCCACGGCCTATTCCTGCGCGTTGAACCGTCAGGAGGCAAGTTCTGGATCCAGAGGATAGTCATAAACGGTAAGCGTTGCGAGTTGGGAATGGGCAGCGTCGATTTTGTCACCCTCGCCGAGGCCAGAATTGCCGCCTACGAAAATCGCAAGCTGGCGCGGGCCGGCGGTGACCCGCTCCAGAACCGACGCACCCGGCAGGAAATCCTCACGTTCGAAGAGGAGGCACGAAGCATCCACGAAATGCTTGCGCCGACCTGGAAGAACAAGAAGCACTCTGATCAGTTCCTCAGCACGCTGGAGACCTATGTTTTCCCGAGCATCGGCCGCACTAAGGTTTCCGAGGTGACCAGTGCTGATGTCTTGGAGATCCTGCGGCCGATCTGGGTCGCTAAGGCCGAGACCGCGTCACGCATCCGTCAGAGAATCAGCAAGGTGATGAAATCGGCCATCGCGAAGGGGTGGCGCAAGGATAACCCTGCAATCGGCCTGACCGATGCCTTGCCTAAGCAGACAGAACCTCGGCAGCGCCGTCGCGCCCTGCCCTACAATGAGGTCGCCGGACTGATTGCGACGGTCCACCAGTCCAAGGCGGGCCTTTCCACCCGTCTTTGTCTGGAGTTCCTGATCCTAACCTGCACCCGGTCGCTCGAGGCCCGCGGCGCCCGCTGGCAGGAAATCGACTTCGAGACCGGGGCTTGGAATGTGCCGGCAGACCGAATGAAGATGAAGCGCCCTCACCGTGTGCCCCTATCAAAGCGCGCGATTGTGCTGCTCCGCGAGGCCGAGGGCATGGATGAGGATCTGGTTTTCCCCGGGACCATTAGGGCGAAGATGCTGTCCGATATGACGCTGTCCAAGCTGGTCAAGGAGCTTGGATTTCCCGTCGATGTTCACGGCTTCCGTACCAGCTTTAGAACATGGACACAGGAGCAGACGAGCTTTCCGAACGAGGTGGCCGAACACGCGCTCGCGCATACTGTCGGTGATGATGTCGAGCGCGCCTATGCCCGCTCCGATCTGTTCGAAAAGCGGCGCAAGATGATGGAAGCATGGGCGGGCTATCTGGATCAGAAGCCTGCGAAAGTTATTGGAAGGATCGGCTGA
- a CDS encoding glutaredoxin domain-containing protein — protein MAASITIYSRHNCPQCGATVRKAEALGLQFSYVDLDDDIAAAARLLAQSHRSLPVVKAGDQVWSGFRPDFLEKVRNQDV, from the coding sequence ATGGCGGCTTCAATCACCATTTACAGTCGCCATAACTGCCCCCAGTGCGGGGCCACGGTCAGGAAGGCGGAGGCTCTTGGCCTGCAGTTCTCCTATGTCGATCTGGATGACGACATCGCGGCCGCCGCCCGGTTGCTCGCCCAGAGCCATCGCAGCCTGCCCGTGGTCAAAGCGGGTGACCAGGTCTGGAGTGGTTTTCGGCCCGACTTTCTCGAAAAGGTGAGGAATCAGGATGTCTGA